The genomic stretch AATTTTTTATGATAATCCTTCACAAGAGAGTGATGACTGCGCGTTTTTGGCCTCGTCTACAGAAGGACGTCAGAATTTCCCCTTATATAGGAGCTGATTTTAGGCGATGGACGTGGGAAGGTGACGATTCTGAAGATGTAGCAGTTGATGAAAAGACAGCGATAGGATATAACGGATCTATTTCCGAGAAGGTGCGTTTCTTTTGGGAATTACATATGGTCTACATGCTCAGACAATAGTAACAGGCTGAAGAATGTGAACAATTAGGGATATTTTTTATAAAGCGGTTTGTTCGTCTTCAGCATCACGACGATTTGAACATGGCAGTTTCCAAATTCAAAGAGGCGGTTAATTTGACTTCCGACTGGCAACTGGAGAAGCCGGAACGTCGAAATATGCTAGCATGTACCTTTGCAGGTCGTTTTGAGCACTGGGGTAACGTGGAGGACCTTACCGCCGCCATAGAGATACTGGAAGATACATTGGAAAGTGTCCCATCCAGTCAACCGTTGCACTTGACGTTGCTGAACCACCTAGGCCATTGTTTTGAGCTTCTTTTTGAGCGAAGAGGGGATCACACGTATATTGATCGCTCCATATCTCTCCTCCGCCGTGTTGTGGACCACACATCCGCTGATGACTCTGAGCTCTCTACCAGATTGAATACTCTCGGACTTTCACTGCTTCGTCGCTTTGAAAGATTTGGGGATTTTGCTGACATTGATTCTTCAATTTACCATCACCAACTCGCTGTTGAACTGGTTCATGAAGGCCACCAAAATTTTAGTGGTTGTCACCATAGCCTCGGCATATCTTTGTTATGCCGTGCAAAGAAAAATGGCAATTTGGATGATATTGATCTAGCAATACACCACCTAACCAAAGCCTTTGAATCGTGTATACAACTACATAGGGCAGTTTCTTTGCATAGCCTTGGCACTTCTTATATGTGTCGATTCGAAATGAAAGGTGATCTCGCCGATATTGATACCGCCATACTTCACCTTCAGCAATCAATCTTCCTCAGTAAAATCGACGACCCCCTTTTACCTGGCCATTTCATCAACCTCGGCGCATCTCTACTGTGTCGGTTTGAACGAACACATGTTCTTGCTGACGTCGATGCTGCTATTAATCATTATACAAAGGCAGTAGAGTTGACGCCTCTTGGACATCCTAATCTTGCTGGACGTTATTCCAACCTTGGAAATTCGTACAGATTTCGTTTGGGAGCTTTAGGCCACCGGGAAGATGCTGATTCTTCCATCCTTAACCATCAGAAAGCGGTGGAATTAACGCCGGCTGGTCATGCTCAACTTCCAACATTTCTTACAAACCTTGGGAGCTCGTATATCCAGCGATTTGAATTGTTTAAGGATGGAGCTGATGCTGATCAGGCGATACTCTACCACAGACAGGCCGCCGACCTAACCTCTTCTCCTGCACAACTTCCTGGGCGCCTTAACAATCTAGGAGGCTCCTATCTGTCTCGTTTTAACTTCGGTGATAACATCGTAGACGTTGATGCAGCAATATCTCTGTTTCAACAAGCGCTAGACGTAACCCCACATGGCCATGTTTCTCTTTCCGAAAGGTTTTACAGCCTTGCACTATGTCACCAAGGACGCTTCCAGAAGACCTTCGACACTACTGATATCACCTGCGCGTTATCATGCCTTTGTCAAGGCGCTGAAGCACCTGGTCCACCTTCTTCACGTTTTTCTTGTGCCAGCACGGCAGCAACATTGTCGCAGGATATTGACCCTATTCCCAACCCGTCGATGTATCTTTTCGGTCTTGCCATCAGCTTGCTCTCAGAAATTGCTGGGATAGAACAGACCATACATCGTCGTTACGCTAACCTTCAAGGTAGCGCTGGTTTTGTCCCTCGGGGTGTTGCCGCGGCACTAGACCACGGAAGGCCTGACCTTGCTATTGAATGGCTTGAGCTAGGTCGGTGTTTGGTCTGGAACCAGATCGACAGGCTTCGTACCCCAATCGACCAATTGCGGGACAAGAATCCCTTGCTTGCCGACAAGTTCACGCGTATTGCAAAGATGCTGGACACTCTTGGAGCGCGATCCGAAACCAACAACCCGTCTTCTTCTATGGAAGACGACATTCGTATCCAAGATCAGACTCTACTCCATACACGTACTGCTGAGAGTTATAAGGAAGTGCTGCAAGAAATTCGCAGCCTTTCTGGTTTTGAGGATTTCCTTCAGCCGGCTAAAGCCACCAGCCTACTTGCATCTTTACCTCCTAATGGCGCGGTGATATTATTCAGCATAGGAACGGACCGCTGCAACGCACTTGCGCTAGCGGGTGGGTTAGACCAGCCACTTTACGTCCTTCTTGACAACTTTAACTACGAGCTGGCAAGGAGTCTTCAAGGTACCCTTCAGGATGATATCCATAATCATCGTATGGCAAGGGATCTCAATCGGGGTGCTATAGACCATGTTGATAGTTCCATCGTGCTCACACTGGAAGTACTATGGCACAAGGTAGCCAAGCCTATCCTTGACGCTCTCAGATATACTGTAAGATATCATTCCCCTAGACATTGTCGATTTTTTATAAATACCCGCTTTACAATGCAGATTCCTCTCAACCGAGCCGATCGTCCACGTATTTGGTGGTGTCCTTCAGGCCCGCTCTCGTTTCTCCCGCTTCACGCGGCTGGCCTATACAGCTCACAAAACCCGACATGTGTGTCTGACTATGTCGTGTCGTCATATACACCAACTGTCAGATCTCTCATCGAGAAATTCCAAGCTTCCAAGTCTCCTTCGTCTTCGAGAAGTAAAGCCGGCCTCCTCCTTATCAGCCAGCCAAACACACCGGGTCTTCCGGCTATACCATCCACCATACGCGAAACAAAATCACTCAAGGCAACGATGGATAGACAGGGTGTACGAACACTGTTGTTAGAACATGACGAGGCCACTCGCGAGAAAGTCAAGGAAGAATTGAACTCATACAGTTGGGTACATTTCGCATGTCATGGGGTCCAGGATGCAAAAAAACCCCTCGAGAGCGGCCTTTGCCTCCATGATGGCCGTTTGGATTTGCTTGAAATTATGAAGGAGCGGGTTCAGGAACCCCAGTTAGCGTTTTTGTCTGCTTGTCAAACTTCGACAGGAGATTTTGCGCTGTCTGAAGAGGTGGTTCACCTGGCCGCTGGGATGCTTGCCGCGGGATATCGCGGGGTGGTTGGGACGATGTGGAGCATCTCGGACGAGCACGGTCCATTGTTTGCAGAGGAGTTTTATAGGTATTTGTTAGGCAGGATGGGACCGAACGGATTGGACGGTAGTCTTGCAGCCTACGCCCTCGACCACGCCACGTCGGTGGTTCGACAGAAACTTGGAAATAGTGAGCATGGACTACTGAAATAGGTTCCATACGTACATTTCGGATACTAAATTTAAATCACTGTCACTTCCAAATTTCCAACACTCGCAGCAAACTGGCGCCGTATGTCAAATAAGCGCCCCATGCCTGTCTGAGTGCTCCCTAAAAGCGACGGCTATGCAAATTCCTGGCAGGCATTCATGTGTGTCGTCTAACATTCTTTCAGCGACTACTACTACAAAGTGCGGCAACGCGCTTACCACGTTGGGTGTGACACAAGTTCATGGACAATTGACATTAAGATGAAAGGTCGAAAACTGAAGTCGCTTCTGTTGCTTTTCTTCAGAGCACAAGTCAActcaaaaaaattgaaccTTAACAAAGATCTTGGAGATGAAATGCCGATACAAACATTGCATTGGGTTTAGATATGCGAGTATTTCTCGGTTACATTATTAAATTTGGAAAGTCAGGATAGTGATGTGCAAAAGAGCGTAATACTTGGAAGTAAATTGGaataaaaattaacagaAATGCACCCAGCTGCGCACCGATAGCCTTATCATACGttcgaggaagaagatcCCTTCTCGGAGATGTCCTTGGCGGGTTCATCTGCAGGCCGACTATTTTCATGGAACGCAGTTTCGCTCCTGTCCCTATCGAACTGTACCATGGATGGCTTGAAGGCTATCGAAGATGTCGTGATTTTATCTTCAGTATTTGATGACCAGGCGCGACCCATTGCGACACGTAGAATAATGAGCTGAGGAGAGAGTGCCTTGTTCCCAAATAAATTTAATTCTGTGAATTCAAACAAGAATGACGGTTTGAAGACTTACAAAGAAAGTTCCCCAAATGAAGCCAAGAGCTACCTGAGGAGCCTGACCCTTAGACGTATATACTGCGAATATAATTCCCAATATACTGAAGGGTAGGGCAGACTCGACGAGAATAGAGGCAGCCCCGGTGTAAACTTTGTGTGCCTCATCTGGAAGAGTACCTCGTGCACGACGACTGAATGCCAGAATTCGATAGACGATCAGTCCAGTAACAATAAAGTTGAGTCCGCTGGTAAGCGAAATCCATGGAATAAAGAAGTTGGTAGAGTTGGCAAGAATGTGATTGTTCGGTAGAGCGCTTTGCATTGTTGTCAACAGGGAGAACGCTAAATTACAGAATTAATACCATTGGAAAGGGGATAGAAATAAATCCACTGACCCACTGAAGCCATATACagcaaaagaagaggaattaGAACCCATATAGAGCGTCTCCATATGACATAGCACCGATACACCTAAGTATTTATGATTTAATATCGAACATGGTAAAGAGGTGAGATTGTTACCAATAGCGCATCCGCCATTATGTTGGCCACAACATCCATTGATGTACCGAGCGTCTCAAACCAGCTATTTGCTGATGCAGCATAGTAAGCAAGGGGGCCGCCTTCGTAATCCCGATGATTGATCCACATAAGCTGACCCATGACAGCGTTTGTGGCGAAGGCGAAAGTCATAAGAATGAGCAAAGTCATGGAGTACGCGATGTAAAAGTTATTCCTCCTTGCTTCTTGCCTTGTTTTCCTGTTGTATATCAACATATAGACTGACGAGAATGTGACACATAGAAGGATGCCTATGCAAACGATTTTTCAAAATTCGTACAATTATCGAGGGTTGATCAATGCCAGTGAAGGTGACTCACCATATAGGATAGTGGTAAAGCTTAATCCAATATAGATTGATAGCTCTATGGGCTGGGTAGACATCTTCTGGATGACCGTCAAGAGGATGGGGGTCCTTCGACTGGATGCACTGGCCTGAAACCAGAGTTTGTTGATATATGTCGATCTCAGAAGGGTCCTGCACATGTGGGTAAGAACCTTCTTTGTTGACAACTGTTACCTCATGAACTGGTTCGAATTTCTCCCCAAGGGGCCAGGGATAACCTGAATCTCTTTACGTACTAACTCAGTCACAAGGCACAATGCACGCCCATGATATCGGACCTGCAGAGTACGCGTCGCGTATCAGCTCATGTGAGAAATCTATTTATAGTCTGACACTTCAGGACCTCGCCAAGGCTTGGTACAGAATACTAGTAACTAAGCAGCTCGATTCATCTGGCCCCTGGGCGGGAAGATGTTCTTAGAGATGTATACCCAGGTTCCATTTTATATACTGTAGCAATCACGGAGTCGTTGGTTCAGATAGGACTTTATAACGCATTTAACATCCATTACGGGCAGTTGAGAGCGGATACCATTTTTCCCTTCTAACCATGCTCCCCAGCTTCTTTAACTCAGCAAAAAATACATTTCTACTCGCTCTAATCCTACTCCAAACAGTTCTCTCACTAATCGTGTTCCGGCTGAATTATGAAACAATCTTGGGCAAGCGGTATACTACCCAATCCTACAGTAAGCCTGAGGTCAGAGTCTCTCGTTCTAACTGATTAAAACCAAGGTAATTCAGCGTATCTTGGGGATGACTATCCCCGTCTATGGGCTATCCCAAAACGATCTCCAGTATTGCTGTTCTACGAGCCCCACACTTTACATTATGGACTAGACGACGATCAAGAGTGGAGCGCTCTGGCTCCCGGAAATGGGATGATATTCCTGGGCGACAAAAAGGAGCCATTCAGCATTTCAATGTTCCACCAACTTCGCTGTTTGAATATAATTCGTCAATCTATAGTCCACAGGGATGTGCTAGCAGCCTCGAACCTGACAAGACATTGCTTGAGTTATCTACGTCAGATGATTCTTTGTCGTGCCGATACATATGCCGATGCCGACTCACTGGCGGACTTCATGATTTGTGAGGATTGGCAAGCTGTCTATTGGGAGGTGGAAAAAAatcagatgatgatgattccgTCAGCAGAATGTACGTCTTTGTTTCTTATCAAGTTACAAATAGTTTTTGAATTATAAGGATGCTTTCAGGATACTTGCTATACGCAAACGTTTCAAGTAATTCCTGACTTATTCGTGAAGGCAAAGGGGCATCCTTGGACCTTAGGCATATGTAATTTTACATAATCGAATGCATCCCAATGCTCCCAAAGTTTAAGTGCCCAATGTACTATGCGTAAAAATTGCTGTGGTTCGCTGGTTCGTAGTAGCATCAGCGCATCTGGAATGATGCTAAGCAACTTGACATACCCCGTATGGTGTAGTGTGGATATAGAacattcttttcttcccttcCGACCCACGGCAACGCCGGACATCCTTAAGAACAACTTCCCAACACAATGGGATATTTCGTCATAAAAGTGAATACCAAAAATAGGCCTAGGGCTATATGGTAATCTGGCTCCATGTTAGACTTATCTTTTAGTGATAAAGAAGCGCCGCAGATCTGCGCCCTGGTTGAGCGATGGTGATGTTTGCATTTTAACTCTTATACGTCCCGAGCACTCCCACACGCCCATCTCTATTAAACACACGTATCTAGGAGTAAGTATCCGAATTCAACGCCTTCCAATGATTACTATGCTCCAATCACCCTCATATGCCCTTGTCAAAaatgaggacgaagaagagagcGGTGCAGTCTCGCTTCCTCCAGGTACGTGTACTGTATGGTTATTCTACGCTTTGTAACAGTGTTGAAGAGGTATACAAGCACGGGACACTAAAATCGGGACGTACCTTGCACCCATCTCAGTCATATTTGTGGCTATATCTGCCTTTGTCAACATTTGTCTGGGCGTCTTGCTAATCTCCAATATGGGATTCGGTGCTCAACAAGACGTTTATCATGGAAGCATGAAAACCAACAGCACTTATATAGGATTGGACAGACTCTATTCCAATGCTACGGCCTTCAAAATTTATCCTCCAATACGAAATCAAGCACGGCGGTTCTTTCAGATATCATCAGCATATCCTGAGAGGCAGTTAGCGGAGGAGTCTCCTAGAATAGCAGGCCCTACAGGGTTTATTCCTTCAGCGCGAGGCTTTTATCAATTACTTGTTTCGTCCGAAGTGAGTATCTCATTTTCTATGCAGTTCCATCCACTGAAAAATGTGGCAGATCTCTACTATAGTCGAATTTCGAGTTATTGACTATGGGATGGAGAATTGTAACCTATCCCTCAACATTCCCTCCAACAACGCCACTGACCAAGTTACCATCGCTTCAGAAGGAAATCTTGAAATCTGGCAAATAGGCGATATTAATACGAGAATCGATAGGAGCAATATTTCGTGGAACTTCAGACCAAAGCGAACTCGCTTTATTGCGTCGACAAGTGTTCAATATGGGACTTCCAAGCAATTTGAAAGCTTTAGATGCGTCTCAGGAACGCATCTCACGTTTGAATTGGCGTGTACAGGATGTCACCTAAATGTTACTCGCTTTTCTGACAAAGTTCATGATGGTAAGCTCCCGGTACCGTTGCGTATGCTCCGACTGCTCACTCAAATACCACGCAGCGCTGTATATTGTTCAATCTCAAACCCTATCGCATTAGTTGACATGTACTTAGATGATAGTGCTAACTTACATCCAGAACCAAGGGATGCTTATGTACTCTGAGAGATTTGGAACAGTTCATCTCTTAGATTCTCTAACGGAGTGATTTTTAACTTTGCTTTCGTTCTGTTCCAAAATCGACCTTCTTTGTTACGTTTCTTTGCGATGACCTGAGTGATTAAGTCCGCCACGGCTATCTCCGATGTGATGTAGAATGTATTCCTAGTAACATTGCCTTGGCTTCGCGGTCTTTAGATTATCATTGGCAAGTTCTTCTCGAGATAGATTTCTTCATCTGCCGTCTTCTATGGCCTCATTGCCCGTCGGCTAACATAAGTTAAGAGAATAAGTTCTTCCTCCCATTTCATGGCACCCCCAGCGGTGCCACGGCTGTACTGCCACATCATGATGCAGTAAGTTATTCCTATTGTAAGAAAGCAACGGAGCTAATCCAAATTCTATCCCCGTACTGTCAATGGAGCACTCACGTCTTTTTATTTCGAGAGCGAGAAAAAAATCTTGCTCACTCATCGGTCGGAGGTGACATGTGTCTGAATCTGTCGCCAGGACTTTTAGATGTAATATGCTACTGCATTACAGAGCTAG from Psilocybe cubensis strain MGC-MH-2018 chromosome 2, whole genome shotgun sequence encodes the following:
- a CDS encoding Protein wos2, yielding MSAVKRPTLLWAQRSSSSIKQKNYIYLTVDLPGIVHSTVVYDITNTSFSLKANAKDEGEDDLEYTVAFDFHAKVEPPALVKQRTDHSVTFVIFKHDLTIRYWPRLSSNPELTNVKTDFSRWTWEGDESDAPEDENQRVDVIDKNCGVRSVDPTDTARPFPDSRWVAAPKGMFGDLFWPEKLKTHNKGPSSSMPSATPHLKWAQRSSATDKIKNIIWLTIMIPHILESTLTCKVTDTSISFNACGREGYDERRFVLELELYSDVEEVSRELSEQFFMIILHKRVMTARFWPRLQKDVRISPYIGADFRRWTWEGDDSEDVAVDEKTAIGYNGSISEKAEECEQLGIFFIKRFVRLQHHDDLNMAVSKFKEAVNLTSDWQLEKPERRNMLACTFAGRFEHWGNVEDLTAAIEILEDTLESVPSSQPLHLTLLNHLGHCFELLFERRGDHTYIDRSISLLRRVVDHTSADDSELSTRLNTLGLSLLRRFERFGDFADIDSSIYHHQLAVELVHEGHQNFSGCHHSLGISLLCRAKKNGNLDDIDLAIHHLTKAFESCIQLHRAVSLHSLGTSYMCRFEMKGDLADIDTAILHLQQSIFLSKIDDPLLPGHFINLGASLLCRFERTHVLADVDAAINHYTKAVELTPLGHPNLAGRYSNLGNSYRFRLGALGHREDADSSILNHQKAVELTPAGHAQLPTFLTNLGSSYIQRFELFKDGADADQAILYHRQAADLTSSPAQLPGRLNNLGGSYLSRFNFGDNIVDVDAAISLFQQALDVTPHGHVSLSERFYSLALCHQGRFQKTFDTTDITCALSCLCQGAEAPGPPSSRFSCASTAATLSQDIDPIPNPSMYLFGLAISLLSEIAGIEQTIHRRYANLQGSAGFVPRGVAAALDHGRPDLAIEWLELGRCLVWNQIDRLRTPIDQLRDKNPLLADKFTRIAKMLDTLGARSETNNPSSSMEDDIRIQDQTLLHTRTAESYKEVLQEIRSLSGFEDFLQPAKATSLLASLPPNGAVILFSIGTDRCNALALAGGLDQPLYVLLDNFNYELARSLQGTLQDDIHNHRMARDLNRGAIDHVDSSIVLTLEVLWHKVAKPILDALRYTIPLNRADRPRIWWCPSGPLSFLPLHAAGLYSSQNPTCVSDYVVSSYTPTVRSLIEKFQASKSPSSSRSKAGLLLISQPNTPGLPAIPSTIRETKSLKATMDRQGVRTLLLEHDEATREKVKEELNSYSWVHFACHGVQDAKKPLESGLCLHDGRLDLLEIMKERVQEPQLAFLSACQTSTGDFALSEEVVHLAAGMLAAGYRGVVGTMWSISDEHGPLFAEEFYRYLLGRMGPNGLDGSLAAYALDHATSVVRQKLGNSEHGLLK